From a region of the Neobacillus niacini genome:
- a CDS encoding putative ABC transporter permease, with translation MISLLDFYTPANLNFEAVSSVVFYFTIYSLFGWLLENSYSYVTRRQFFKPNFFHGPFKPMYGFAPVILVYLIGPKTNWGIALLLCFFIPTLIEYISGALLQKFFQRQWWDYSNMPMQIHGHICLPFSLCWILLSFACLKWIHP, from the coding sequence ATGATTAGTTTATTAGACTTTTACACTCCTGCAAATTTGAACTTTGAAGCAGTTTCATCCGTTGTATTTTATTTTACAATCTATTCCTTGTTTGGTTGGCTGTTGGAAAATAGCTATAGTTACGTTACAAGACGTCAATTTTTTAAGCCGAATTTTTTTCACGGACCCTTTAAGCCGATGTATGGTTTTGCCCCTGTAATCTTGGTTTATTTAATAGGTCCTAAAACAAATTGGGGTATTGCCCTTTTGTTATGTTTCTTTATTCCGACCTTGATAGAATACATAAGTGGTGCATTACTTCAGAAGTTTTTTCAACGGCAATGGTGGGACTATTCAAATATGCCTATGCAAATACACGGACATATTTGTCTGCCATTCTCACTGTGCTGGATTCTGCTATCATTCGCCTGTTTAAAGTGGATTCATCCTTAG
- a CDS encoding ArsR/SmtB family transcription factor has protein sequence MKDRDICEVTCVDDHKTTRLQPLVELSNIFEVTKIFKALSDETRMKIAFALTLEDELCVCDVANIVGATTATASHHLRHLKSMGLAKYRKEGKLVYYSLDDDHVKQLIHIAFEHQQEVAGRSN, from the coding sequence ATGAAGGATCGAGATATTTGCGAGGTAACTTGTGTTGATGACCATAAAACTACAAGGCTCCAGCCTTTAGTAGAATTAAGCAATATCTTTGAGGTAACCAAGATATTTAAAGCCCTGTCCGACGAAACGCGAATGAAAATAGCCTTTGCACTTACACTTGAGGATGAGCTCTGTGTATGTGATGTAGCCAATATTGTCGGAGCTACAACGGCAACAGCTTCCCATCATTTACGTCACTTAAAAAGCATGGGACTTGCAAAATACCGGAAGGAAGGAAAGCTAGTCTATTATTCTCTTGATGATGATCATGTTAAACAGCTCATTCACATTGCCTTCGAACATCAACAAGAGGTGGCAGGTCGAAGTAATTGA
- a CDS encoding cation diffusion facilitator family transporter encodes MGHHHHHGHSHGHSHGHGHGHSHTSNKKALLSSFILISVFMIVEVIGGFLTNSLALLSDAGHMLSDAAALGLSFFAIKLGEKQVSQEKTYGYKRFEIIAAALNGITLIVISLYIFYEALQRFFAPPEVQSTGMLMISITGLVVNIIAAWILMSGDKDDNLNVRSAFLHVLGDMLGSVGAIVAASLIMFFGWTIADPIASVIVAVLIIISGFRVTKDSFHILMEGAPTQIDIHQVKEALSKIPLVQEVHDLHIWTITSGYPVLSCHITILDDAIHDDILARSQKILHDEFHIEHSTIQVEKAEVGCPSPHGTCN; translated from the coding sequence ATGGGACACCATCATCACCATGGACATTCTCATGGGCACTCACATGGTCATGGACACGGTCATTCACATACAAGTAATAAAAAGGCATTGTTAAGTTCATTTATTTTGATTTCGGTTTTTATGATCGTTGAAGTTATCGGTGGATTTTTAACCAATAGCTTAGCCTTATTATCTGATGCCGGGCATATGTTAAGTGACGCTGCAGCGCTTGGACTGAGTTTTTTCGCGATCAAGCTTGGGGAAAAACAGGTGTCACAGGAAAAAACGTACGGATACAAGCGTTTTGAAATTATTGCGGCGGCTTTAAATGGGATTACCCTAATCGTCATTTCCTTATATATTTTTTATGAAGCATTACAGCGATTCTTTGCTCCGCCTGAAGTTCAAAGCACGGGAATGTTAATGATCTCGATTACAGGATTAGTAGTGAATATCATCGCCGCTTGGATTTTAATGAGCGGTGATAAGGATGATAATCTCAATGTTCGAAGTGCCTTCTTACATGTGCTGGGGGATATGCTCGGATCGGTCGGAGCCATAGTAGCTGCCTCGCTGATTATGTTCTTCGGTTGGACGATTGCGGATCCAATTGCGAGTGTCATTGTCGCTGTATTAATCATTATTAGTGGTTTCCGTGTTACAAAGGATTCTTTCCATATTCTAATGGAGGGTGCACCGACACAAATCGATATTCATCAGGTTAAAGAGGCACTTAGTAAAATTCCATTAGTACAGGAAGTTCATGATTTACACATTTGGACAATAACTTCCGGATATCCAGTACTGAGCTGCCATATTACCATTTTAGATGACGCAATCCATGACGACATTCTTGCTCGTTCACAAAAAATACTTCATGATGAATTTCACATTGAACATAGTACGATTCAAGTTGAAAAGGCGGAAGTTGGCTGTCCTAGCCCGCATGGGACATGTAACTAA
- a CDS encoding CsbA family protein, which yields MAIEYISAFIMPGLLVLLFTRVTYNRIIGLALTVGLIAASVYKGYTDNFLLIVVDAFSLTAGFWLAAKMKPRVFKKT from the coding sequence TTGGCTATTGAATATATATCGGCATTTATAATGCCTGGTTTACTCGTATTGCTATTTACTCGGGTCACATACAATCGGATCATTGGCCTTGCCTTAACCGTTGGACTCATTGCTGCTTCTGTGTATAAAGGCTATACGGACAATTTCCTGCTGATTGTGGTCGATGCTTTTTCGCTTACAGCTGGATTTTGGCTGGCTGCAAAAATGAAACCACGAGTTTTTAAAAAAACGTAA
- the uvrB gene encoding excinuclease ABC subunit UvrB, which yields MKDQFELVSKYSPQGDQPEAIRQLVQGIKDNKRYQTLLGATGTGKTFTVSNVIKEVNKPTLVIAHNKTLAGQLYSEFKEFFPNNAVEYFVSYYDYFQPEAYVPSTDTFIEKDASINDEIDKLRHSATSALFERKDVIIIASVSCIYGLGSPEEYREMVLSLRTGMEIERNQLLHRLVDIQYERNDIDFKRGTFRVRGDVVEIFPVSRDEHCVRVEFFGDEVDRIREVDALTGEIIGEREHIAIFPASHFVTREEKMRVAIENIEKELEERLEELREDNKLLEAQRIEQRTRYDLEMMREMGFCSGIENYSRHLTLRPAGSTPYTLLDYFPEDFLLVVDESHVTLPQVRGMFNGDRARKQVLVDHGFRLPSALDNRPLTFDEFEKHIHNAIFVSATPGPFELEHTPEMIQQIIRPTGLLDPTIEVRPIEGQIDDLIGEIQERIKKNERVLITTLTKKMSEDLTDYLKEIGIKVQYLHSEVKTLERIEIIRELRLGKYDVLVGINLLREGLDIPEVSLITILDADKEGFLRSERSLIQTIGRAARNANGHVILYADKITNSMEIAINVTRERRKIQEEYNKKHGITPMTIQKGIREAIRATHAAEEQEDYKPAASFGKMSKKERDKLIATMEKEMKEEAKALNFERAAELRDLLLELKAEG from the coding sequence GTGAAAGATCAATTTGAATTAGTTTCGAAATACTCACCTCAGGGAGACCAGCCTGAAGCGATTCGACAGTTAGTTCAAGGAATAAAGGACAATAAGCGCTATCAAACATTATTGGGTGCCACTGGAACAGGTAAAACGTTTACTGTTTCAAACGTGATAAAGGAAGTAAACAAGCCGACACTCGTTATCGCTCATAATAAAACATTAGCAGGTCAGCTATACAGCGAGTTTAAGGAATTTTTCCCAAATAATGCAGTTGAGTATTTTGTTAGTTACTACGATTACTTCCAACCAGAAGCCTATGTGCCTTCGACAGATACATTTATTGAAAAAGATGCCAGTATTAATGATGAAATTGATAAACTTCGCCACTCCGCAACATCTGCCTTATTTGAGCGGAAAGATGTTATTATCATCGCGAGTGTATCATGTATATACGGTCTCGGTTCACCTGAAGAATACCGGGAAATGGTGCTGTCACTAAGGACAGGTATGGAGATTGAACGTAACCAGCTGCTGCATCGTTTGGTCGATATTCAGTATGAAAGAAATGATATTGATTTTAAACGTGGTACGTTCCGCGTTCGAGGTGATGTTGTGGAGATATTCCCTGTGTCACGGGATGAGCATTGTGTTCGCGTAGAATTTTTTGGTGATGAAGTAGATCGTATTCGTGAAGTCGACGCCTTAACAGGGGAAATTATCGGCGAACGTGAGCATATCGCAATTTTTCCGGCATCCCACTTCGTAACGAGAGAAGAAAAAATGAGAGTTGCCATTGAGAACATTGAAAAAGAACTCGAGGAACGCTTAGAAGAGCTTCGTGAAGATAATAAATTACTTGAAGCGCAGCGCATCGAACAAAGGACACGTTATGATCTTGAAATGATGCGTGAGATGGGCTTCTGTTCAGGGATTGAAAACTACTCACGTCATCTAACATTGCGACCTGCTGGTTCCACACCGTATACGCTGCTCGATTATTTTCCAGAAGACTTTCTCTTGGTCGTGGATGAGTCGCATGTTACCCTGCCGCAAGTAAGAGGGATGTTCAATGGTGATCGTGCACGGAAACAGGTGCTGGTTGACCACGGCTTTCGTCTTCCATCCGCGCTTGATAACCGACCGTTGACCTTTGATGAGTTCGAAAAACATATTCACAATGCCATCTTTGTCTCGGCAACACCAGGTCCGTTTGAGCTTGAGCATACCCCGGAAATGATACAACAAATCATTCGACCAACAGGGTTATTGGATCCAACGATTGAAGTTCGTCCTATTGAAGGACAAATTGATGATCTTATTGGAGAAATTCAGGAGCGAATCAAGAAAAATGAACGTGTGCTTATTACCACGCTGACAAAGAAAATGTCTGAGGATTTAACGGACTATCTAAAAGAAATTGGAATTAAAGTCCAATATTTGCATTCAGAAGTGAAAACACTTGAACGGATTGAAATTATCCGCGAACTGCGGCTCGGTAAGTATGATGTTCTCGTCGGGATAAACCTGCTTAGAGAAGGACTGGATATTCCTGAGGTTTCACTGATTACAATTCTCGATGCCGATAAAGAAGGCTTCCTTCGTTCAGAACGTTCATTAATTCAAACCATCGGACGTGCTGCCCGTAATGCCAATGGGCATGTCATCTTGTATGCGGACAAAATCACCAATTCGATGGAAATTGCGATAAATGTAACAAGAGAGCGCCGTAAAATCCAGGAAGAATACAATAAAAAGCACGGTATTACGCCTATGACCATTCAAAAAGGAATTCGTGAGGCCATTCGTGCTACGCATGCTGCCGAAGAACAGGAAGATTACAAACCTGCAGCTTCTTTCGGTAAGATGTCGAAGAAGGAAAGAGATAAGTTAATTGCAACCATGGAAAAAGAAATGAAGGAAGAAGCAAAAGCGCTTAATTTTGAGCGTGCTGCTGAGCTTCGTGATTTATTATTAGAGTTAAAAGCGGAAGGATGA
- the uvrA gene encoding excinuclease ABC subunit UvrA: MAMDKLIVKGARAHNLKNIDVTIPRDKLVVLTGLSGSGKSSLAFDTIYAEGQRRYVESLSAYARQFLGQMDKPDVDSIEGLSPAISIDQKTTSRNPRSTVGTVTEIYDYLRLLFARVGRPTCPIHNIEISSQTIEQMVDRIMEYPERTKMQILAPVVSGRKGMHVKVLEDIKKQGFVRVRVNGEMLDLGDEIVLDKNKKHSIEVVIDRIVVKEGITARVADSLETALRLGEGKVIVDVIGEEELLFSENHACPLCGFSIGELEPRMFSFNSPFGACPECDGLGSKLEVDVDLVIPNKELTLKQHAIAPWEPTSSQYYPQLLEAVCNHYGIDMDMPFKDIPQHLIDKVLYGSKGDKIYFRYENDFGQIREGHIEFEGVIRNVERRYKETSSDWIREQMEKYMGEQPCQVCKGHRLKKETLAVLISGRHISHVTELSIEEANSFFSQLTLTEKETQIAKLILNEINERLGFLMNVGLDYLSLGRAAGTLSGGEAQRIRLATQIGSKLTGVLYILDEPSIGLHQRDNDRLIGTLQNMRDIGNTLIVVEHDEDTMLAADYLIDIGPGAGVHGGQIISAGSPQEVMADPNSLTGQYLSGKKFIPLPIERRKPDGRYIEIKGAAENNLRNVNVKIPLGMFIAVTGVSGSGKSTLINEILLKTLAQRLNRAKTKPGEHKNILGIEHLDKVIDIDQSPIGRTPRSNPATYTGVFDDIRDLFSTTNEAKVRGYKKGRFSFNVKGGRCEACRGDGIIKIEMHFLPDVYVPCEVCHGKRYNRETLEVKYKGKSISEILDMTVEAAVEFFENVPKISRKLQTIKDVGLGYITLGQPATTLSGGEAQRVKLASELHKRSNGKSFYILDEPTTGLHVDDISRLLVVLQRLVENGDTVLVIEHNLDVIKATDHIIDLGPEGGDKGGTIVATGTPEKVAEVPASYTGRYLKPILERDRLRMKEQIHEKETIGKS; this comes from the coding sequence ATGGCGATGGATAAATTGATTGTTAAAGGCGCCAGAGCCCATAACTTAAAAAATATTGATGTCACCATTCCGAGAGATAAGCTTGTTGTTTTAACGGGACTTTCTGGTTCTGGAAAGTCCTCGCTTGCTTTTGATACGATTTATGCAGAAGGGCAGCGCCGCTACGTAGAATCACTGTCGGCATATGCAAGACAATTCTTAGGCCAGATGGATAAGCCTGATGTTGATTCTATTGAAGGATTATCTCCGGCAATCTCAATCGATCAGAAAACAACAAGCCGGAACCCCCGTTCAACAGTAGGGACGGTGACGGAAATTTATGATTATTTGCGATTACTTTTTGCCCGTGTTGGCAGACCAACTTGTCCCATCCATAATATCGAAATCTCCTCGCAAACGATTGAACAAATGGTGGACCGAATCATGGAATATCCTGAGCGGACAAAAATGCAAATTCTTGCACCAGTCGTTTCTGGACGAAAAGGAATGCATGTCAAAGTTTTGGAAGATATAAAAAAACAAGGATTCGTTCGTGTTCGGGTTAACGGTGAAATGCTTGATCTTGGTGATGAAATTGTTCTAGATAAGAACAAAAAGCATTCCATTGAAGTAGTTATCGATCGTATTGTCGTGAAAGAGGGCATTACTGCGAGGGTTGCTGACTCTCTTGAAACCGCATTACGGCTTGGAGAAGGTAAGGTAATCGTCGATGTCATTGGAGAAGAAGAACTTCTTTTCAGTGAAAATCATGCATGTCCTCTTTGTGGCTTTTCAATAGGGGAGTTAGAACCACGGATGTTTTCATTCAATAGCCCTTTTGGTGCGTGTCCGGAATGTGATGGGCTTGGGTCGAAGCTTGAGGTAGATGTTGACCTTGTAATTCCAAATAAGGAATTAACATTGAAACAGCATGCCATTGCCCCATGGGAGCCAACTAGCTCGCAATATTATCCGCAGCTACTTGAAGCAGTTTGCAATCATTATGGTATTGATATGGACATGCCGTTTAAAGATATTCCTCAACACCTTATCGATAAAGTTCTTTATGGCTCTAAGGGTGACAAAATCTATTTCCGTTATGAAAATGATTTTGGGCAGATCCGTGAGGGACATATTGAGTTTGAGGGTGTCATTCGTAACGTAGAACGCCGTTATAAAGAGACCAGCTCTGATTGGATTCGAGAGCAAATGGAGAAATACATGGGTGAGCAGCCTTGCCAAGTCTGTAAAGGTCATCGGCTGAAGAAGGAAACTTTAGCAGTGTTAATTTCTGGCCGCCATATTTCTCATGTTACAGAGTTATCAATCGAAGAAGCGAATAGCTTTTTCAGTCAACTAACTTTAACCGAGAAGGAAACGCAAATTGCTAAGTTAATTTTAAATGAAATTAACGAGCGCCTCGGCTTTCTAATGAATGTTGGACTAGATTATTTAAGTCTAGGGCGTGCCGCTGGGACACTTTCCGGCGGTGAAGCACAACGGATTCGCTTGGCAACTCAAATCGGTTCAAAGTTAACGGGAGTTCTTTACATTTTAGATGAACCGTCCATTGGACTTCATCAGCGTGACAATGACCGCTTAATTGGAACACTTCAAAATATGCGTGATATTGGCAACACGTTGATTGTGGTGGAACACGATGAAGACACCATGCTTGCGGCCGATTATTTAATCGATATTGGACCAGGTGCCGGGGTACACGGAGGGCAAATCATTTCAGCAGGTTCACCTCAAGAAGTGATGGCCGACCCTAATTCATTAACGGGCCAGTATCTATCGGGTAAAAAGTTTATTCCGCTGCCAATCGAACGCCGGAAGCCTGATGGAAGGTATATCGAGATTAAGGGTGCTGCTGAAAATAATTTGCGAAATGTTAATGTGAAGATTCCACTAGGAATGTTTATCGCTGTGACAGGTGTTTCTGGATCAGGGAAAAGTACATTGATCAATGAAATTCTCCTAAAAACATTAGCCCAGAGGCTTAACCGGGCTAAAACAAAGCCAGGTGAACATAAGAATATCTTGGGTATAGAGCATTTAGATAAGGTAATCGACATTGATCAATCTCCAATCGGCAGAACACCTCGTTCTAATCCGGCAACCTACACGGGAGTATTTGATGATATCCGTGATTTGTTTTCTACCACGAACGAAGCAAAGGTCCGCGGTTATAAAAAAGGACGATTTAGCTTTAATGTGAAGGGCGGCCGCTGCGAGGCATGCCGCGGCGATGGAATTATCAAAATTGAAATGCATTTTCTGCCTGACGTTTATGTGCCATGTGAGGTCTGCCATGGCAAACGCTATAATCGTGAAACGCTGGAAGTGAAGTATAAAGGAAAGAGTATCTCTGAAATTCTTGATATGACTGTCGAAGCGGCGGTAGAGTTTTTTGAGAACGTTCCTAAGATTAGCCGAAAGCTGCAAACCATTAAAGATGTTGGCTTAGGTTATATTACTCTCGGTCAGCCTGCTACTACTTTATCCGGCGGGGAAGCGCAGCGTGTGAAGCTGGCTTCTGAGCTTCATAAACGTTCTAACGGAAAGTCGTTCTACATCTTAGACGAACCAACAACAGGACTTCATGTCGACGATATTTCTAGATTATTAGTCGTCCTCCAGCGTCTTGTTGAAAATGGTGACACCGTTTTGGTTATTGAGCACAACCTAGATGTCATTAAAGCAACAGATCATATTATTGATCTCGGACCAGAAGGTGGAGACAAAGGCGGTACCATTGTCGCTACAGGAACACCAGAAAAGGTGGCAGAAGTACCTGCATCTTATACAGGCAGATACTTAAAACCAATCCTAGAGCGTGACCGGTTACGAATGAAAGAACAAATACACGAAAAAGAAACCATCGGAAAAAGCTAA
- a CDS encoding DUF4870 domain-containing protein, producing MDTRKVLSGLSYFSIFFAGILFPLVVLLASGDNVTKSHAKKAFISHLIPLIPAPLLIFAIFSDINTINTEGIPVFTLVTAGIMVLVSLIVTIWNVIKGVKALMME from the coding sequence ATGGATACAAGAAAAGTTCTTTCAGGATTAAGTTACTTTAGTATTTTCTTTGCAGGAATTCTTTTTCCGTTGGTTGTCCTGTTAGCTTCTGGGGATAATGTAACAAAAAGCCATGCGAAAAAAGCATTTATCTCTCATTTAATACCGCTAATTCCAGCACCATTGCTAATCTTCGCTATATTTAGTGATATAAATACCATTAACACTGAAGGAATACCTGTTTTTACACTTGTGACAGCTGGGATTATGGTTTTAGTTAGTCTAATTGTCACTATCTGGAATGTGATAAAAGGCGTAAAAGCCTTGATGATGGAATAG
- a CDS encoding DUF4097 family beta strand repeat-containing protein, producing MKEERKRILKMVEEGKLNVDEALTLLEELEKAGQTMEQKQEPIAQEISTAFKFEEAKKEESVHNKVHSTKEKIFDFVDTALKKIKDIDFDLNFGHSVEISHIFHQGDVYLRDMDIDLANGSLKLVPWDQNDVRIECHAKVYRVENAEQARENFLKDVMFAIDGQKLRFMTQQKWMKVDAVVYVPQAEYERVRVRLFNGPISGEELTISDLRMKTANGKIELSRLNGKKAEVETANGHITLQTSTIDNLEVETINGAIKLDGDFRKVETQTLNGNTSYNLTGNRCELIAAKATTGGVDLFIPDGVAASGELKTNLGGFNIKLDGIQVLEEKSEIVQKLLRFQSVHHPDRMLKIFVDTKTGSITLHKSDEVTN from the coding sequence ATGAAGGAAGAGCGTAAAAGGATATTAAAGATGGTGGAAGAAGGAAAGCTGAATGTTGACGAAGCGTTGACTTTATTAGAGGAGCTTGAAAAAGCGGGTCAAACGATGGAACAAAAGCAGGAACCAATTGCTCAAGAAATTTCAACTGCATTCAAATTTGAAGAGGCAAAAAAAGAAGAGTCGGTGCATAACAAAGTTCACTCCACAAAGGAAAAGATATTTGATTTTGTCGACACAGCCTTGAAAAAAATTAAGGATATTGATTTTGATTTGAATTTCGGTCATTCCGTAGAGATTTCACACATCTTTCATCAAGGCGATGTATACTTACGTGATATGGATATTGACCTTGCAAACGGGTCGCTTAAACTGGTTCCTTGGGACCAAAATGATGTGAGGATCGAGTGTCATGCAAAAGTTTACCGTGTAGAAAACGCTGAGCAAGCCCGGGAGAACTTTTTGAAGGATGTTATGTTTGCGATAGATGGTCAAAAATTACGGTTCATGACACAGCAAAAATGGATGAAGGTCGACGCGGTGGTTTATGTTCCTCAGGCAGAATATGAACGGGTTCGAGTTAGGTTGTTTAATGGTCCGATATCCGGTGAAGAATTGACAATTAGTGATCTTCGGATGAAAACCGCTAATGGAAAAATTGAGCTTTCACGCTTAAATGGAAAAAAGGCCGAAGTCGAAACAGCGAATGGCCATATTACATTGCAAACCAGCACGATTGATAATCTTGAGGTAGAAACGATCAACGGTGCCATTAAGCTTGATGGTGATTTTAGAAAGGTAGAAACACAGACATTAAATGGGAATACTTCCTATAACCTAACCGGAAATCGCTGTGAATTGATTGCAGCGAAAGCAACTACTGGAGGGGTTGATTTGTTTATTCCCGATGGAGTGGCGGCTAGCGGTGAGTTAAAGACAAATCTTGGCGGCTTCAATATTAAGCTTGATGGAATACAGGTTCTTGAGGAAAAAAGTGAAATCGTTCAAAAATTGCTTCGCTTTCAATCGGTTCATCATCCTGACCGCATGTTAAAAATATTTGTCGATACAAAAACTGGATCTATTACACTTCATAAATCTGATGAGGTAACCAATTAA
- a CDS encoding phage holin family protein, translating to MKWLIGILINAVLFMAIAGYFSESFVLEGFVAAVSASFLLSIINIIVRPILIILTLPVTVLTLGFFLFVINAITLEITDYLMGDSFEIAGFGMALLAAVIMSIVTLVLNKTILKSSKEK from the coding sequence ATGAAATGGTTGATTGGAATCTTAATAAATGCGGTATTGTTCATGGCAATAGCGGGCTATTTTTCTGAAAGTTTTGTATTAGAAGGCTTTGTTGCTGCAGTTAGCGCAAGCTTCTTACTTTCAATCATAAATATCATCGTCCGCCCGATTCTAATTATTTTAACCTTACCTGTAACTGTTTTAACTTTAGGGTTTTTTCTGTTTGTCATTAATGCGATAACCTTAGAAATAACCGACTACTTAATGGGTGATTCCTTCGAAATCGCAGGATTTGGAATGGCGCTGCTTGCTGCAGTTATTATGTCGATTGTGACGCTCGTTCTGAATAAAACAATACTTAAATCCTCCAAGGAAAAATAG
- a CDS encoding GntR family transcriptional regulator has translation MINKNSPVPIYHQLEEYIKQQIENGLLMEEAVIPSEREYAQTFQISRMTVRQAINNLVSEGYLKRQKGRGTFVNKKKIEQELQGMTSFTEDMLSRGMSPSSTLLSFQIIPADKKTATHLRIEENDFVYKIKRIRLADDAPMALETAYIPVELVPGLTEENSNLSLYQYIEEHLSLSISEATQEIEASIASSPDAEALGINIGDPILLIERISYLQNEVPFELVKSTFRADRYRFVHTMKR, from the coding sequence ATGATAAATAAAAATTCACCGGTTCCCATCTATCATCAATTAGAAGAGTACATTAAACAACAAATCGAGAATGGTCTTTTAATGGAAGAGGCTGTCATTCCTTCCGAACGCGAATATGCGCAAACGTTTCAAATAAGCCGCATGACTGTTAGACAAGCAATCAACAATTTGGTCTCGGAAGGCTATCTTAAAAGACAAAAAGGCCGAGGAACATTTGTTAATAAGAAAAAGATTGAACAAGAACTTCAGGGGATGACAAGTTTTACTGAAGACATGCTCTCAAGAGGAATGAGTCCAAGCAGCACGCTTTTATCCTTTCAAATCATCCCTGCAGACAAAAAAACAGCAACTCACCTTAGAATTGAAGAAAATGACTTTGTTTATAAAATCAAACGGATTCGTTTAGCCGATGATGCCCCAATGGCGCTAGAAACGGCATATATTCCCGTTGAGCTTGTTCCCGGACTGACAGAGGAAAACAGCAACCTCTCTCTCTATCAGTACATTGAGGAACACCTCTCTCTCTCAATAAGTGAAGCGACGCAAGAGATAGAGGCTTCTATTGCCAGTAGTCCTGACGCAGAAGCACTAGGAATAAACATTGGAGACCCAATCCTCTTAATTGAACGAATATCTTATCTACAAAATGAAGTTCCTTTCGAGTTGGTTAAATCTACTTTTCGGGCAGACCGGTATCGATTTGTTCATACGATGAAACGTTAA
- the nagB gene encoding glucosamine-6-phosphate deaminase: MKLIRTENYAEMSLEAGKIIVDKIRSNPSLTLGLATGSTPKGVYNYLIQDHETNETTYKQVKSVNLDEYIGLKAQDPNSYHYFMRQNLFNHLDIHENHTHIPNGAAGDLEQECLRYEQLIKELGGVDLQLLGIGQNGHIGFNEPGTSFSSRTHIVTLAENTRIANSRFFNSLEEVPTHAITMGIASILESKEILLLVSGEKKAEALLNFMNGDISEEFPASALKHHQNVTVIADRDALKYI; encoded by the coding sequence ATGAAACTAATTCGTACTGAAAATTATGCAGAAATGAGCTTAGAGGCTGGAAAAATCATTGTTGATAAAATCCGCTCTAACCCAAGCCTAACGCTAGGATTAGCAACCGGAAGCACGCCAAAAGGTGTTTATAATTATTTAATCCAGGACCATGAGACGAATGAGACCACTTATAAACAGGTGAAATCTGTCAATCTAGATGAGTATATTGGGCTGAAGGCACAAGACCCTAACAGTTACCATTATTTCATGAGACAAAATTTGTTTAATCATTTAGATATCCATGAAAATCATACTCATATTCCTAATGGAGCTGCTGGTGATTTAGAACAGGAATGTCTTCGCTATGAACAGCTTATAAAAGAGCTGGGAGGGGTAGACCTACAACTTCTGGGAATCGGGCAAAATGGACACATCGGTTTTAATGAACCAGGTACATCCTTTTCCAGCCGGACACATATTGTCACTCTTGCTGAAAACACAAGAATTGCAAATTCTAGATTTTTCAACTCTCTTGAAGAAGTGCCTACACACGCGATAACGATGGGCATTGCTTCTATATTAGAAAGCAAGGAAATTCTTCTACTAGTTTCAGGAGAAAAAAAGGCAGAAGCACTACTCAATTTTATGAATGGAGATATAAGCGAAGAATTTCCTGCTTCTGCATTAAAGCACCACCAAAATGTCACTGTAATCGCAGATAGAGATGCGTTAAAATATATCTAG